The genome window GCCAAAAACAGCGTGAGGGGCTTTTCAGAGAGGATCAGGGACATAGGGAAGAGAGCGATCGGTCCATGAAGACACCAAAATGACCAGTAAAGGTGAGGGGTGAGAGTAAACGAATAAAAGGGGCTTTTGGTGATGAGGTTAATTGAGATAGATGAATTAAGTCGATTTTTTCTGTGTATGGAGTTTGAAGCTGAGGGCTGTGAGTGAAAACAactgttgttgtgtgtttgtgtacgaGATGGAGATTGAATGAATCCTTTGGTATTGCTTGCAAATTCCCAATTGAGTTATTTCACACCATATACCAGGATAAACAAGTACAAGTATGCTGTTTTGTGTGTCACCTAATcaaagttttcatttatttcatggCTCTctgaaatacttgattctgattggtcggtCGCATTCTGTGGGcatgttttttgtattataaTCATGTCTTAGCATTGttgacatgaataaaaaatgttaaaatgtacatCGTCTTGTCGTAGGTCACATTTTAAAGCCGAAACAAATCTCAGATACACCATTCGCTCTGTTTAGCATTGGAGGAGGTCTACACGGTAAAAAATGGTTTTGTGGTTCGTCCTCTTCCCAGCATGTAATGGagcatgaataaataatatgCTTTGTTTGCCAGTGATGTTGTCAGTGACTTAAGATATCAAGCGATTTGCTCTCTCTGACATGTACATTCCTCATAGAAAATATATGATGAAACATAATACATAATAGTATTGAACACTATGGAAATGAATGAGAGATTATTAGATCTGTGTAATTTGACACAACTTAATGAATCGTCTTTCACTTAATTCACATTCACACGTTaaccacccaaaaatgaacatattgTCATTATTTGCTCCTCAAATCTTTCCTACATTACTCATAATCCTGCAGAAACAATAGAGGAAATTTTAACCTTCAAACCTTGAAGCCAGTGGGGTTCAGTTTTTAAATTTACTTATGAACTTCCTTTAAACAGATGAATGAAACTCAAATAGCTGTGAAACTGTTTAATGTTTACGCTGTTCCTTTTTTCATTCAGcaattatattttttctgtaGCCTGAGTGAATCTAGCATGTGCTTGCTAAAGTTAACGACATGAATTAAGTCTCATAACAAAAGATAGGTGTGTTCCAAGCCAGGGTCTTCTTACATATTACGCACAGGTTATTAATAGTTCATCCACCTGCTGTTAGCTCCAGCCACTCAAATGCACGCGGCAAGCATAAATGACATTATTGCTGACGTATTTCTGAATGGATTAGCATCGGTATTAGCATGTAAGCTATTGTCTAGCTTATACCGGTCTTATCAGAGTTATACTATACTAATATAAACCAAAGAAACCTAACACCTCTTGTGAGATATCTATaacaaaatttcaaatatattttgctGACTTTAAAGGTcgagtgtgtcatttttttggaggatctattgaaagaaatgcaatataatatacataactaagtCTTCATAAAGACcctacataatgaagtgttatgtttttattactttagaatgagctatttctatctacatacaccgcgggtccccttacatggaattcaccatgttgtttctacagtagccctaaacggacaaactgctctacagagcgcgtacaaaaacaaattttttcataaatgtgatgTAATAGAGGTGATCTGACAATAACAATGTTGCTCATAATTGAGATAAAGTAAACATCTGtaaattgcatttacattaacTTTTATGCTGTAATGTTAAAAAAGTCCTTCTGATGTCTCATTGGTCAAAGTAAGTCTCTTGAAGCCCTGCCACCATTGATAGTCAATGGGATGCAGGTTGAGTGCTATCAGCAGGTGGTGTGAGAGACCACTTTaaattcttcttttcttttccttCCTCTGCTGTCTAATAATAGCCCAGGTCATCCCAAAAGACTCCTTGCAGTTTTTCTTCTTGTCATCAGTAACATAAACTCCCTCCTTCTCATGCAGCCTAGGCCTTTACTAATGTATTATACTCCCGTATGAAACTACAGCCACTCAGGTCGATCGACACTGCAGTGTTATAGTGCTTTCAAAGCTGTACTTTATTGACGTTCCCTAAACTTCTAACAGTATCAATTCAATCCAAAACACAAGCCctcaagttattccaaaccCGTTGCAAAAATAGTTCGTTTCACACAATACCTCTATCCGCtaactaaatatttattttatatatcgcTTCTTGTCTCCTCCCTTCAGTAATGGACCTGATCTACTGGAATAATATGGAGCGCACGGGCATGGTGTTCACAGGCCTGGTAGTGGGTCTTCTGTCTCTCTTCCAGCTGAGCATCATCACTGTGGTGTCCACTCTCTCCCTGGCCATCATGTGCTTCACCATCTCTGTGAGAATCTATTACAAACTGCTGCATGTGCTTCAGCTGGGTGACGGAGTTAACCCCTTCCAGTGAGTGTCGGCTGTTTGTTCTTCTTGAAATCTGCCTTGAGCGTCAGTCTATTCAGTTGTACAGGGGTTGTTCTATGTGAGATCTTTAGGATAAACATCAAACAATAATGTTTTAATTCAGCCTGAGATGGCATTATAATACCGCATATAACAATAACTATAGAAAAGTAACAAAGTAACAGGGTTGATGGTAACAGAATGTTTACAGATGTTAACACAAGAGTGTTGTTACAAGGAAAGTAATTGTATGCTAATGTTTAGAAATAGAGTTTTGTAATTATGTGTGGTCTTCATAACAGGGTTGACATTTTACACGTTCCCTACTGACAAACATACTAAAATATAAGACATATTTCTGGTTGACGTGTTTATTTACTGATAGGATGCTGGTGTAATTGGgatatattttcttatttatactGTCGAATAATCGATAGATCTATTACATAGAATAATAGATTGAATTTGAATACGACAGAAATGGTAACAGGGTTGATGTAAAACCTCAGGAACGCTGCAAgtcttttaaataatatattgcaAACTTAAACAACCGTTATATAGCTTATTGGGTTATTCAATTATATGGCTCATTTTAAACAGATATTAAAGACATAacgacataaaaaaacaaagttatAGGGAGAAGCATTAGGACACCATATCATAACTGCATGCACATAAGATTGCCCCGCCTGTAACTGTACAATAAATCATTTTGGTCAAATGTGCCTTCTTTATAGGCTATACACATAGTGTGTaacattgtgtgtttgtctatGCATTAATGTGTGGCAGGTCGTATCTAGAGTTGGACATCAGTTTAAGTGGGGAAGAGGCTCAGCACTACATGCAAAAGTCTATTGTGCTGGTCTGCTCTTCTGTGGACTCACTGAGAAATCTCATCTTCGTGGGCAACCTGTTCAACTCACTCAAGGTGAGGCATGTGAATAGAAAATATATGAACATGCTTTAAGGATGTTccatttcttcttttttctgtgggaatttttaatttcatccaatgaaagtaaatggagaATGGGGCTGTGATTCACTAACATT of Triplophysa rosa linkage group LG14, Trosa_1v2, whole genome shotgun sequence contains these proteins:
- the rtn2a gene encoding reticulon-2a isoform X3; translation: MTSKVMDLIYWNNMERTGMVFTGLVVGLLSLFQLSIITVVSTLSLAIMCFTISVRIYYKLLHVLQLGDGVNPFQSYLELDISLSGEEAQHYMQKSIVLVCSSVDSLRNLIFVGNLFNSLKFMLLIYLVTFLGALCNGLTLLIMGVIGVFSVPLFYTRHQDKVDSSFAAVQAHIDSIKDFFCRLAQGGGPPPDPTPGGAKPKAH
- the rtn2a gene encoding reticulon-2a isoform X2, which codes for MVLWFVLFPALMDLIYWNNMERTGMVFTGLVVGLLSLFQLSIITVVSTLSLAIMCFTISVRIYYKLLHVLQLGDGVNPFQSYLELDISLSGEEAQHYMQKSIVLVCSSVDSLRNLIFVGNLFNSLKFMLLIYLVTFLGALCNGLTLLIMGVIGVFSVPLFYTRHQDKVDSSFAAVQAHIDSIKDFFCRLAQGGGPPPDPTPGGAKPKAH